A region of Streptomyces halobius DNA encodes the following proteins:
- a CDS encoding glutamate ABC transporter substrate-binding protein: MTMRKTAAAGALVLALTMTATACGGESGTAGDKPAGGDVYDGTYKVAENIKIDSAVLKKAQKAKKIRIGVKADQPFLGFQNATSKKYSGFDIEIAKMIAADLGFSKDQIDFKTINSNSRETTISRGAIDYYVGTYTINDERKQQVGFAGPYYTAGADLLVRKEDKSITGPDSLKGKKVCSIVGSTPLQEIKKPKYGAETIEDGTYSDCVKKLVDNQVDAVTTDDAILKGYAAQRPEKLRVIGKPFTKEPYGVGMIKDDKALRDAITTALENHIKNGDYKKAYAETLGKSGSDFVAPETPLPRY, translated from the coding sequence ATGACGATGCGTAAGACGGCTGCGGCGGGTGCGCTGGTGCTCGCACTGACGATGACGGCGACCGCGTGCGGCGGCGAGTCGGGGACGGCGGGCGACAAGCCGGCCGGCGGGGATGTGTACGACGGCACCTACAAGGTCGCCGAGAACATCAAGATCGACTCGGCGGTGCTGAAGAAGGCGCAGAAGGCCAAGAAGATCAGGATCGGCGTCAAGGCGGACCAGCCGTTCCTGGGCTTCCAGAACGCCACGTCGAAGAAGTACTCCGGTTTCGACATCGAGATCGCCAAGATGATCGCGGCCGACCTCGGCTTCTCGAAGGACCAGATCGATTTCAAGACGATCAACTCCAACAGCCGTGAGACCACGATCTCCAGGGGCGCCATCGACTATTACGTCGGTACGTACACGATCAACGACGAGCGCAAGCAGCAGGTCGGCTTCGCCGGCCCGTACTACACCGCGGGCGCGGACCTCTTGGTGCGCAAGGAGGACAAGTCCATCACCGGCCCGGACAGCCTCAAGGGCAAGAAGGTCTGCTCCATCGTCGGCTCGACTCCCCTCCAGGAGATCAAGAAGCCGAAGTACGGCGCGGAGACCATCGAGGACGGCACGTACTCGGACTGCGTGAAGAAGCTGGTGGACAACCAGGTCGACGCGGTCACCACCGACGACGCGATCCTCAAGGGCTACGCCGCCCAGCGCCCTGAGAAGCTCCGGGTCATCGGCAAGCCGTTCACCAAGGAGCCCTACGGCGTCGGCATGATCAAGGATGACAAGGCCCTGCGCGACGCGATCACCACCGCGCTGGAGAACCACATCAAGAACGGTGACTACAAGAAGGCGTACGCGGAGACGCTCGGCAAGTCCGGCTCGGACTTCGTCGCCCCCGAGACGCCGCTGCCGCGGTACTGA
- a CDS encoding amino acid ABC transporter permease yields the protein MNVLLDYLPEFRDGFLGTLAITGSSALLALVLGILIAGFRVSPIPPLRVFGTAWVTILRNTPLTLLFLVAVFVVPQILVPGASPFVLATLALGFYTSSFVCEAVRSGINTVPLGQAEAARSIGMTFSQTLRLVVLPQATRTVLPPMSSIFIALTKNSAIAGAFSVTELFAHSKLLSDRGYDIAWIFLWIALAYLVITFSISGLFRLLERRMGVAR from the coding sequence ATGAACGTACTCCTCGATTATCTGCCCGAGTTCCGTGACGGGTTCCTCGGAACCCTGGCGATCACCGGCTCCAGCGCGCTGCTCGCCCTGGTCCTCGGCATACTCATAGCCGGTTTCCGGGTCTCTCCGATTCCGCCGCTGCGCGTCTTCGGGACGGCCTGGGTCACCATCCTGCGCAACACCCCGCTGACCCTGCTCTTCCTCGTCGCCGTCTTCGTGGTGCCGCAGATCCTCGTCCCCGGTGCGAGCCCGTTCGTGCTGGCCACGCTGGCACTCGGCTTCTACACCTCGTCGTTCGTGTGCGAGGCGGTGCGGTCCGGCATCAACACCGTGCCGCTGGGCCAGGCGGAGGCCGCGCGCAGCATCGGCATGACGTTCTCCCAGACGCTGCGACTGGTCGTTCTTCCGCAGGCCACGCGCACCGTGCTGCCCCCGATGAGCAGCATCTTCATCGCACTGACGAAGAACTCCGCGATCGCGGGCGCGTTCAGCGTCACCGAGCTGTTCGCCCACTCCAAGCTGCTCAGCGACAGGGGATACGACATCGCGTGGATCTTCCTGTGGATCGCGCTCGCCTACCTCGTCATCACCTTCTCCATCAGCGGTCTCTTCCGTCTGCTGGAACGCCGGATGGGAGTCGCGCGATGA